A region of the Cyanobium usitatum str. Tous genome:
ATAGCGATGGCGCCAGAACTTTCCATGCGCTCCAAATCCTTGAGCCGATCGATGCGGGCACGCATCGTGGTCCAGTTGGTGAGCATGCCGCCCAGCCAGCGCTGGTTGACATAGGAGGCGCCGCAACGGGTGGCCTCAATCGCAATCACTTCAGAGGCCTGCTTCTTGGTGCCAACAAACAGAAAGCGCTTGCCACTGCGGGCCGCACTGCGGGTCCACTTGTAGGCGTTGTTCATGCAGACGGCGGTCTGCACCAGATCGATGATGTGAACCCCGTTACGCGCGCAATAGATGTAGCGCGACATCTTGGGATTCCAACGGCGCGTTTGGTGCCCAAAGTGGGCACCCGCCTCCATCATTTCGGAGAGAGTTACAACAGCCATAATTTTGGGTTGGGGTTTCGGGTTTGCCTCCACCTGCCAGGGATCCAGAACGACCCATACGACCAGAAGGGCCGACGGGCATTGCTGCTCGGATCACCCGAAACACGCAGGTGTGCGGTGTGATTTGTACTTAGGCACCCTATCAAATAGGGCTAGGGGCTGGACCTGTGCCCTTGAGTGCTTTGGCTTCTGCAAACAGGGCCCGCACTCCCAGACGGTTGAGCGGCACTCGCAACAGCTCCATGGCGACCCCGGGCTGGCCGCGGCGGATCAACCAGGCCAGCAGGGGCCGCAGGCTACGTTCGTTGAGCAGGCCGCCCAGGGTGAGCGTCTCCCAGAGCAGGCGATGCAGCCAAGTGAACTGAATGATCAGCCGCACCCGCCGGGTGGGGTGCTTTTGGTAGAAGACCAGTCCCATTTTTGCTCGCTCCCGCTCCACCCGAATCAAATCGGGGATCTGCTCCAATTTCAGGGCCGGATGCCAGTGGTAGCCAACGGCCTCCGGGCAGCGCACCAGCCCAACTCCAAGCCGCCTCAGTCTTTCGCCGAGCTCCAGGTCTTCCCAGCCATATAAACGGAAGCGCGTGTCAAATAGGCCGGCCTGCTCCAGCAGCTGCCGATCGATCGCCACGTTGCCGGTGGCGAAATAGGCAAAGGAATGATCCTGAAGCTTGTGTGGTTCGCTGCAGGGATCCTGGAAATTGGCGGTGTTTATGACTGCTCCATAGGTGAAGCAGCGGCGGTTGCCGCGCCGCTGCCACTCGCGCTCTAGGGCTGCAGCGTGGCTGCGCAGAAAGCTGGGGGTGACCACCAGGTCGCTGTCGATAAAAACGACCACGTCGCCACGGGCTGCCTCCACACCGCGATTGCGGCCCTGAGCCGGACCACCGTGCTCCTGCTCGATCAGGCGCAGGTGTGGCAGCTGCAGGCTGTGCTGCCGCAGCCAGCTAACGGTGGCATCGGTTGAGCCATCGTCGACCAGCACAACCTCGTAGCCCGTGATCAAGGCTGCGGGATCCTGGGCCTCTAGGGCCAGCAGGCACTTCTGCAGGATCGGCAGGCGGTTGTAGGTGGGGATGACGACGCTGAGGAACATCGGGGTCGCCGCGAGGGTCTAAACAGCAAAAAGGGGATCCTTCCGGATCCCCTCAGCGATGCATGGGCTGCACTGATCAGTCGGCGGCGCCACCGTTGTTGGCTGTGCCAGTCACACCATTGCCGGCGCCTTCACCGCGGCCGTCATTACGCAGCTTGCGCTTCTTGAATTTGCGCGCGTAGGAGCGATTTCGCTCTTGCTTTTCCTTCTTGAGATTCCTGCGCTTAGCCATGCGAGCGGCGTGTTGGAGAGATGCGAAATTCCACCCTACTCAATTGCGAAGGCGCCCTTGCTCAATTGACCGTCCTCCATCTGCACCAGACGGTCTGCTACATCAAGAATCCGAGGGTCGTGGGTCACCATCAACACGCCGCATCCCTGGTCCTTGGCTAGCCCCTTAAGCAGCTCGACAACCTCTCGCCCGGTACGGGAATCGAGAGATGCGGTGGGTTCATCGGCCAATAGGAGCTGGGGCCTAGCGGCTAGAGCTCGGGCGATCGAGACCCTCTGCTTCTGCCCGCCAGAGAGATCGTGGGGCAGCTTGCTGAGATGGTCACTCAACCCTACGGCCCGCAACCATTCCCGAGATCTATCCCTACGGGCTCGATAACTGAGCCCTTGCAGCAGGTCTGCACCCATCTGTACGTTTTGCTCCGCCGTCAGGCACCTGAGCAGGTTGTGGCCCTGAATGATCATGCCGATCCTGCGGCGCAGCTTGAGCCGGGCTGAGCGACTTGCTCCCTTGAGCTCTTCGCCAAACACCTGTACCGAACCCTCCTGCACCTGCCGCAGAGCTCCAATCAGGGTCAAGAGGGTGGTTTTACCGCAGCCGGAGGGGCCGGTAAGTAGCACCACCTCACCGGGATCAACGCAAAGGCTGATGTCTTGGAGCACCTGACGGCGATTGACGCCACTTCCAAATGAATGCTTCAAGCCATCCAGGCGCACCATCGCAGCCATCAGAAAATCTCCGCCGGGTCGGCATCACCAAGGCGACGCATCGCCAGGGTTGCCGAGCCCATACACATCACCAAGATCATGATGAACACTGTCAGTGCGCGGGTCAGGTTCATCGATACGGGTAGCTGGGTGGCGTTGCGCACCAGTAGATAGAGACCCTGGCCAGCGGCGTAGGCAGGCAGATAGCCGAACACAGCCAGCAGCATCCCCTCCCTAGCCACCACTCCAAGCAGGGTGGGCAGCCGGTAACCCATCGCCATCAAGGTGGCGTATTCCGGCAGATGATCGCTGACGTCCGAATACAAAATCTGGTAGACGATTACGCAGCCCACCACGAAGCCCATAGCAGCACCGAGGGTGAAGATAAAACCGATTGAGGTGCTTGATTTCCAGTAGTTCTGTTCAAAAGCGATAAAGCCAGCTTTGGTCAGCACGCTTACGTCATCTGGTAAATCCCGCTTCAGCCTTTCGACCACCGCATCGGCATCGGCTCCAGCTCGCAAGCGGATCAGGCCCACCTCAATGCTGCCTGGAGGAGTATTTGGCAATAGCTGGAGATAGGTCTCCTGGCTGGTGAGCAGATTGCCATCAGCACCAAAGGAGGTGCCGAGCCCCACTAGGCCGGCCACCCTTACTTTCTTGCCATTGATCTCGCTTTCGACGGTGCGTCCGCTGCGAAACCATTCGGCTACAGGGCCAAATTCTGGCCTGGAGAGCTCATCAAACAGCACTCGGCCCCGATCCTGTAAAAGCTTTGCCTTGGGAGCGAGGCTGGGGTCGGTGAAGAGGGGATCGGCAGGTTCAAAGCCCAGGGTGAGGATTGAGCGGGTTGCCTTGGTATCTGGGTTGCGCCAAAGCAGCAAATTCCAGTGAACCGGAGTAACCCCCTCCACATCTGGATCTGCCATGGCCTGCACCAGACGGCGGCGGGGAAAGCCGGCCATGCTTACCGAGCTGCTGGAGCGGGGGCTGATTAACACCAGGTCGGTGTCAAAGAGGCGGTGAATAGTGACGCTGGCATCAAACAGGCCGTCCCTAAAGCCCAGCTGCATAAACATCAAGATGCCGGCGAAGGCGATGCCAGCCAGGGCGACAGCCAGGCGCACGGGCTGGCGAGTCAAAAGCAGCCAGGCAAGGGGAATGCGGCGGCCCTGCCAGATACGGCCAAGCATTAGGGCTGCCCAGGCGCCCTGGTGGCAGCGAGGCGCGCAATCACCTTTAAGCCCGTGAGATCGCGCACTCGCTGGCTATCGGAGGGATCTAGGGCTACCCGCACCTCCACAACCCTGGCATCCGCGTCACCGGTGGGATCAGTTGAAAGCACTGAACGCTGCCGCACCTGGGGACTGATCCGAATCACCTCGCCCGTAAGCGCGCCTTGATAACCGCCGTTTTCGCTGATCAAAGAAACGCTCTGGCCAAGGCGCACCCGGTCGATGTCACTTTCATAAACCTCCACCACGGCCTGCATGCGGTTACTAGCGCCGAGCTCAAGAACGCCTGTTTCAGTCGGTCGCTCACCAACTCGGGCGTGGAGTTTGAGCACGGTGCCAGCCATGGGCGCCCGCAGTTCGGTAAGCAGCAACTCAGCTTTGAGTTTTTCGCCTTCTGCCCAGGCCTCGTTGCGGTCCCCCTGAAGCTTGAGCAGGTCCGTCTCGCGGTTGTCCAGCTCACCGCTTGGTATGGCTCCAGAGCGACTCAGCTGGCGGTAGCGACGGATATCGCGGGTTTGTACAGCCAATCTGGTATCAAGGTTGCGAAGGCGAGCCTCAATTAGCCGTTGTTGGGCCACAAGGGTGGGCGCTGTGTCAAAGCGGGCTAGCAGCTGGCCACTGTTGACACGGTCGCCTTCCTCAACCAAAAGCTCGGAGATCCGGGGGCTGCCGCCAATGCCACTGATGGGGGCCGCCAGCAAGCGCACATCACCAGCCGGCTCCAGCCGTCCGAGTGCTGCCACCGCTTCCTGATTACGGGGAGTTGCCGCAACCACCGGTGCTTTGACGGCAGGGGTTCGCTGCTGGCGAACCACGGCGACAGCCAAAACAAGCAGCAGGGCCGCACCCCCAAACCACCAAAGCCGGTTTACACCCAGCAAGGCGCGCTTCACGGTGCCGGCGGATCGTCGAACAGCAACTCCTCGATGTAACGGTCTGCCCACTCCGGATTGAAGGCCTTCTCCAGCACCCGGCGAGTCTTGTCGTTTTGTTTCTGTTGCTTGCAATACCGGAGCTGACCCTGCCATCTGGCAACCGTAGCTGGGTGGGTCGGTGCCTGAGGCTCACTTGCGGCTATAGCCGACGCCAGCACATCGAGAAAGCCGCTTACCTCGTCGAGAAACGCGGCCTCCTCTGCGGAGGTCGTGGGCCTGACAAAGCGAACGTAGGGCGAAAAAATTGAGCCCCAACCCGGCAGCTCCCGTTCCTGTTCAAAGCTGCTACGGGGTCTGGCGGCAAGAGCCTCGGCGATGCCGGCCGGTAGCTCGCTGCAAACTGGCGAGAGGTCGACAATGGCGGCGGAGACACCGGCCGGGCCGGCCACGATGTCTGCCCCAAATACAGGCAGGTCGAAGCGGGGATCCGGGAAGAGTACACAGTGCAATATCTGCAGTCCCGCTCCAAGCCGAGCAGTTTCCAGGTGCAGCTTGCGCAGTCCTTGACAGCGACGCAGCTCGTTGCGTATGAAAAGAAATTCGCCATCGAGTGTGCCAGTGATGGCCTCGAGATCGGCAGAGACCGCAAGCGCTTCCAGTTCGGGCAGGCCTTGCCAAAACCTACGAATCCGCGCCGCAAGGTCCTCCATCAGGGGATGAATCGCACCGCTTCCGGCGCCAGAACCGTCGAGGGCAGCGTCGGGACTCTGAGACGAAGCGGGGGCGGAACTCACGACAGGAGGTGCAGCCAGCAGAATGCAGATCCTGCCACGCATCTGAGCCTTGCCCCTGGCCCCATCCCAGCCCCTGCTGCCAGGCCTGGCTAACCCCAGCGATCAACTTCTGGCCAACGGCGCCACTGTGGTCAGCCTGTTTTTGCCCGATTCGCCGCTGGTATGCCTCGACTTTTGGTGCCGCGCAGGCAGCGTTTTTGAATCCGCCGCCGAAAGCGGCATGGCCCATTTCCTTGAACACATGGTGTTCAAGGGCAGTGAGCGGCTTGGGCCTGGCGAATTCGACCTTCGCATCGAGGCGATGGGTGGCAACAGCAATGCCGCCACTGGCTTCGATGACGTTCACTACCACGTTTTGATCCCACCGGAGGCGGCGGCAGAAGCCCTCGACCTACTGCTCGATCTGGTGCTGCATCCCCGCCTCGATGCCGCAGCATTTGACATGGAGAGGCAGGTGGTGCTTGAGGAGCTGGCCCAAAGCGAAGATCAGCCCGATGAAATCGCTCTGCAGCAGTTACTTCGACTTGGCTGCCCAAAGCACGCCTATGGCCAACCGATCCTGGGCCAGCGCGAACTGCTTCTTGAGCAGACACCTGCTGCCATGGCCGCCTTCCATCGGCGTCTTTATGGCGCCAACCGTTGCGTGCTGGCCATGGGCGGCGCCCTCGAGCCGGAGACCCTGGCCGAACGCATCGCTGGAAGTGGCCTGGCCCAATTGCCGCTGGTGGAGGAGCCTCGCAGCCGGCCAGCCCTTGTGGTGCAGCCAGGGGAGCATCGGATCGAAGTGCCGCGGCTGGAATCGGCGCGCCTACTGATGCTTTGGGGTTTGCCTCCCGCCTCTCAGTTGCACGACGTGATGGGCGCAGACCTGCTCACAACCGTGCTGGCCGAGGGGCGACGCAGCCGCTTAGTGGAGAAGCTGCGCGAGCAACTGCGCATCGTGGAAAGCATCGATCTCGATCTGCATGTAATGGAGTTCGGCAGCTTTGCCCTGCTGGAGGCAATCTGCGAAACGGACGAGTTGGCCTCCGTTCGCAAAGCGATTGATGCGGTCTGGTGCGAGCTGTTGCAGGAGGGTATGGCTGAGGCGGAATGGCAGCGGGCCCAGCGTCTTGTGGCCAATGGCTACCGCTTTGGTTTAGAAGCCGCTGGCGGTGTGGCGGGCCTGATCGGCAACAACCGTCTCTGGGGGCGACACCACCGACTGGAGCTGCCGCTCGAAGAGATTGGTTGCTGGAGTGCATCCCAATTGCTGCAGCAGGCCGCCCCCCTCCTTGATCCCAGTCGGGCCTGCGTTCTCGAGGCGGTGCCGGCATGACCAGCACCCATTCATCCTCGGCCAACTGGCAGCACACCAGCCTTCAGGGCGGCCTACCGCTGATCTGGCAGCGCCGGCCTGGACCGGCGATCGTGGCCTGCCGGTTGTGGATACGGGGCGGCAGCAGTCAGGACCTGCCTGGCCAGCGCGGGGCTGGCCAATTGCTGGCCGGCTTGATGACCCGCGGTTGCGGCAGCTACGGGCCTGAAGCCCTGGCCGACCTCGTGGAGGGTCGCGGGGCCGCCCTGCGCGCTGAAGCTGCCGAAGACTGCCTGGTGATCAGCCTCAAGTGCGCCAGCAGCGACACGAGCGAGCTGCTGCCCCTGTTGCTGACAATGGCCAGGCAGCCCTGGCTTAGCCCCGACCAACTCGAGCTAGAGCGGGACCTGAACCTCCAGAGCCTGCAGCGCCAGCGGGAAGATCCGTTCCAGCTAGCCCACGACCAGCTGCGCCACATGCTCTATGGCGATGGGCCCTATGGCCACGACCCCCTCGGTGTGGATGGGGAACTAGCTGCCCTGCACACCGAGCAGATAGGGGCGTTGGTGCCTGAGCTCGGCCAGAACGGCGCCCTTTTGGTGGCCTGCGGTGATCTGGATGATGAACTGCCCCAGCTGCTCAATCCCCTGCTTAATCAGTGCCCCTGGACCACGGCCCCGCCAAGCCCCGGCGCCGGGCCCGGCGCAGCCTCCGGGCTGGAGCGCTTTGCCTACTTGGAGCAGGACACGGAGCAACTGGTATTGATGCTGGGTACGGCGACCGTGCCCCTGGGCGATCCGGACGGGCTGGCCCTGAGGCTGCTTCAGGCTCACCTGGGCATGGGCATGTCCAGCCGCCTTTTCGTGACCATGAGGGAGGAGCGGGGCCTGGCCTACGACGTTGGGGTCCACATGCCGGCACGGCGCGGCGCTACTCCCTTTATCTGGCACCTCTCCACTTCCGCTGAGCGGGCAGAAGAGGCCACCACTGCTCTTCTCGAGGAGTGGCAAAGGGTTCTAGATCAGCCCTTGAGCGCCCCTGAACTCGCTTTGGCAAAGGCCAAATACCGCGGCCAGGACGCCATGGGGCGCCAGACCTGCGGCCAGATCGCCGATCGTCAGGCGCTGGTGCTGGGCCATGGCCTGGGCTGGAGCTACGTGGAGGAAAGCCTGGAGCGGGCCCAGCAACTGGATGCCGGCACCCTGCTGGCGGCAGCTCGCCGCAGGCTTTCCGTTCCCGCCCTCAGCATCTGTGGTCCAGCGCCAGCCCTTGCCGCCGCAGAAAAGGCCTGGCACCGCCACGCTCTCAGTGCCTGATATGGCTTGCCAAGTGCCTGATTAAGGCTCAGCAGCTTGTAGTTGGTCGGCTTCCAGCAAAAAGGTGCCGCGGCGAAAGCGAACTGCCAGTTGATTGCGCGCCTTAATGGCCAGCACCTGACCCTGCTCATCGCTGTCCACCAGGTCTGGGGGACGCAACATCGGCATTGAATCAGCTGTTTTTAGATAATTGGGCCGGCCCTTCAGCTGCACCGCATCGCCCACACCAAAAGGCAGTTGCCCCTCGGCAAAAGGCAGTGGCTCCAACGACTCGGCTCCTAGTGGCTCTTCCATAGCTTCTCTTGATAGCTCGAAGTTAGCGGCCCCATTGGCACGACCCCCCAAAATGGGAACCAGAAACGAT
Encoded here:
- the rpsB gene encoding 30S ribosomal protein S2, which produces MAVVTLSEMMEAGAHFGHQTRRWNPKMSRYIYCARNGVHIIDLVQTAVCMNNAYKWTRSAARSGKRFLFVGTKKQASEVIAIEATRCGASYVNQRWLGGMLTNWTTMRARIDRLKDLERMESSGAIAMRPKKEAAVLRRELERLQKYLGGLKNMRRLPDVVVLVDQRRETNAVLEARKLDIPLVSMLDTNCDPDLCDVPIPCNDDAVRSVQLVLGRLADAINEGRHGAQDQGRDDEG
- a CDS encoding glycosyltransferase family 2 protein, whose amino-acid sequence is MFLSVVIPTYNRLPILQKCLLALEAQDPAALITGYEVVLVDDGSTDATVSWLRQHSLQLPHLRLIEQEHGGPAQGRNRGVEAARGDVVVFIDSDLVVTPSFLRSHAAALEREWQRRGNRRCFTYGAVINTANFQDPCSEPHKLQDHSFAYFATGNVAIDRQLLEQAGLFDTRFRLYGWEDLELGERLRRLGVGLVRCPEAVGYHWHPALKLEQIPDLIRVERERAKMGLVFYQKHPTRRVRLIIQFTWLHRLLWETLTLGGLLNERSLRPLLAWLIRRGQPGVAMELLRVPLNRLGVRALFAEAKALKGTGPAPSPI
- a CDS encoding DevA family ABC transporter ATP-binding protein, whose protein sequence is MAAMVRLDGLKHSFGSGVNRRQVLQDISLCVDPGEVVLLTGPSGCGKTTLLTLIGALRQVQEGSVQVFGEELKGASRSARLKLRRRIGMIIQGHNLLRCLTAEQNVQMGADLLQGLSYRARRDRSREWLRAVGLSDHLSKLPHDLSGGQKQRVSIARALAARPQLLLADEPTASLDSRTGREVVELLKGLAKDQGCGVLMVTHDPRILDVADRLVQMEDGQLSKGAFAIE
- the devC gene encoding ABC transporter permease DevC translates to MLGRIWQGRRIPLAWLLLTRQPVRLAVALAGIAFAGILMFMQLGFRDGLFDASVTIHRLFDTDLVLISPRSSSSVSMAGFPRRRLVQAMADPDVEGVTPVHWNLLLWRNPDTKATRSILTLGFEPADPLFTDPSLAPKAKLLQDRGRVLFDELSRPEFGPVAEWFRSGRTVESEINGKKVRVAGLVGLGTSFGADGNLLTSQETYLQLLPNTPPGSIEVGLIRLRAGADADAVVERLKRDLPDDVSVLTKAGFIAFEQNYWKSSTSIGFIFTLGAAMGFVVGCVIVYQILYSDVSDHLPEYATLMAMGYRLPTLLGVVAREGMLLAVFGYLPAYAAGQGLYLLVRNATQLPVSMNLTRALTVFIMILVMCMGSATLAMRRLGDADPAEIF
- a CDS encoding HlyD family efflux transporter periplasmic adaptor subunit encodes the protein MKRALLGVNRLWWFGGAALLLVLAVAVVRQQRTPAVKAPVVAATPRNQEAVAALGRLEPAGDVRLLAAPISGIGGSPRISELLVEEGDRVNSGQLLARFDTAPTLVAQQRLIEARLRNLDTRLAVQTRDIRRYRQLSRSGAIPSGELDNRETDLLKLQGDRNEAWAEGEKLKAELLLTELRAPMAGTVLKLHARVGERPTETGVLELGASNRMQAVVEVYESDIDRVRLGQSVSLISENGGYQGALTGEVIRISPQVRQRSVLSTDPTGDADARVVEVRVALDPSDSQRVRDLTGLKVIARLAATRAPGQP
- a CDS encoding phycocyanobilin:ferredoxin oxidoreductase, whose translation is MEDLAARIRRFWQGLPELEALAVSADLEAITGTLDGEFLFIRNELRRCQGLRKLHLETARLGAGLQILHCVLFPDPRFDLPVFGADIVAGPAGVSAAIVDLSPVCSELPAGIAEALAARPRSSFEQERELPGWGSIFSPYVRFVRPTTSAEEAAFLDEVSGFLDVLASAIAASEPQAPTHPATVARWQGQLRYCKQQKQNDKTRRVLEKAFNPEWADRYIEELLFDDPPAP
- a CDS encoding M16 family metallopeptidase → MPLAPSQPLLPGLANPSDQLLANGATVVSLFLPDSPLVCLDFWCRAGSVFESAAESGMAHFLEHMVFKGSERLGPGEFDLRIEAMGGNSNAATGFDDVHYHVLIPPEAAAEALDLLLDLVLHPRLDAAAFDMERQVVLEELAQSEDQPDEIALQQLLRLGCPKHAYGQPILGQRELLLEQTPAAMAAFHRRLYGANRCVLAMGGALEPETLAERIAGSGLAQLPLVEEPRSRPALVVQPGEHRIEVPRLESARLLMLWGLPPASQLHDVMGADLLTTVLAEGRRSRLVEKLREQLRIVESIDLDLHVMEFGSFALLEAICETDELASVRKAIDAVWCELLQEGMAEAEWQRAQRLVANGYRFGLEAAGGVAGLIGNNRLWGRHHRLELPLEEIGCWSASQLLQQAAPLLDPSRACVLEAVPA
- a CDS encoding M16 family metallopeptidase, which codes for MTSTHSSSANWQHTSLQGGLPLIWQRRPGPAIVACRLWIRGGSSQDLPGQRGAGQLLAGLMTRGCGSYGPEALADLVEGRGAALRAEAAEDCLVISLKCASSDTSELLPLLLTMARQPWLSPDQLELERDLNLQSLQRQREDPFQLAHDQLRHMLYGDGPYGHDPLGVDGELAALHTEQIGALVPELGQNGALLVACGDLDDELPQLLNPLLNQCPWTTAPPSPGAGPGAASGLERFAYLEQDTEQLVLMLGTATVPLGDPDGLALRLLQAHLGMGMSSRLFVTMREERGLAYDVGVHMPARRGATPFIWHLSTSAERAEEATTALLEEWQRVLDQPLSAPELALAKAKYRGQDAMGRQTCGQIADRQALVLGHGLGWSYVEESLERAQQLDAGTLLAAARRRLSVPALSICGPAPALAAAEKAWHRHALSA
- a CDS encoding NAD(P)H dehydrogenase assembly family protein codes for the protein MEEPLGAESLEPLPFAEGQLPFGVGDAVQLKGRPNYLKTADSMPMLRPPDLVDSDEQGQVLAIKARNQLAVRFRRGTFLLEADQLQAAEP